A DNA window from Vigna angularis cultivar LongXiaoDou No.4 chromosome 1, ASM1680809v1, whole genome shotgun sequence contains the following coding sequences:
- the LOC108332629 gene encoding transcription factor TCP5 has protein sequence MMNESSSKVQQGNQQEGENIKIEKLSKAASTSRSWSAFRNPRIVRVSRSLGGKDRHSKVCTIRGLRDRRIRLSVPTAIQLYDLQDKLGLNQPSKVVDWLLEVTKSDIDKLPPLQFPHCFAQFHQQTPLSGTSQFSLGSLYDGVNSSFLKDGGNQNLMTKSTRYWDLDSQNRTELAESVSTSQKGKFWIKPNELENHQNGIVGVSTRNREESSAHCKVFPLGTNSSYLPGLSNNAITHNSYHHSEPSTLSLSHLGSHELFPSHPSSGSSVQFSSSNFCGASGPQLLFCPPSATPSAFYSVESDPRQSNSVQIFSSSSQVMMPHPLIQSIHSTTSPLRRLATSLSSKLFDSDNSDRSQQGKGSTRS, from the coding sequence ATGATGAATGAAAGTTCAAGTAAAGTTCAGCAAGGCAATCAACAAGAGGGCGAGaacattaaaattgaaaagttgTCAAAGGCAGCCTCCACCTCAAGATCATGGTCAGCATTCAGAAACCCAAGAATTGTACGAGTGTCTCGTTCTTTGGGAGGAAAAGATAGGCACAGCAAGGTTTGCACCATTAGGGGACTGAGGGACCGAAGGATTAGACTGTCTGTGCCAACAGCAATTCAGTTATATGATCTTCAAGACAAGCTTGGACTGAACCAACCTAGCAAGGTGGTAGATTGGTTGCTTGAAGTCACCAAATCTGATATTGATAAACTCCCACCACTTCAATTTCCTCACTGTTTTGCTCAGTTTCACCAGCAAACTCCACTGTCAGGTACCTCTCAGTTCTCTCTTGGAAGCCTGTATGATGGTGTTAATTCCTCTTTTTTAAAGGATGGGGGAAACCAAAACCTCATGACAAAGTCAACAAGGTATTGGGATTTAGATTCTCAAAACCGTACGGAGTTAGCTGAAAGTGTCTCAACCTCCCAGAAGGGCAAGTTCTGGATCAAACCAAATGAACTAGAAAATCATCAAAATGGAATTGTTGGTGTTAGTACTCGCAATAGAGAAGAATCTTCAGCTCATTGTAAGGTCTTCCCCCTTGGGACTAATAGCTCTTATTTACCTGGTTTGTCAAACAATGCCATCACACATAACTCCTACCATCATTCTGAACCTTCAACTCTATCTTTATCCCACCTTGGAAGCCATGAATTATTTCCTTCCCATCCAAGCAGTGGCAGTAGTGTGCAATTTTCATCTTCTAATTTCTGTGGAGCATCCGGTCCCCAATTACTTTTTTGTCCACCTTCTGCTACACCATCTGCTTTTTACTCGGTGGAAAGCGATCCAAGACAATCCAACAGTGTTCAGATCTTTAGCTCAAGTTCCCAAGTCATGATGCCTCATCCTCTCATCCAATCTATTCATTCCACCACTTCACCTCTTAGACGCCTTGCAACATCTTTAAGTTCCAAGCTTTTTGATTCAGATAATAGCGATCGTAGCCAACAAGGTAAGGGCAGTACTCGTTCTTGA
- the LOC108332881 gene encoding protein LONGIFOLIA 2 isoform X1 — protein MAAKFLHSLADDNPDLKKQIGCMTGIFQLFDRHHIISSPHITQKRHHTGYSLFNYDSLETGSNIIHQPQSTADMRGMSDKHKISAESSRTSFCSSCSSSMSSLDYKAEADAPFDRIGFPETPMRDPVMNQASTSPHLGCPSLDLRDVVKECIYREARGLCRERDSPRQFQMSKSVDRKQTPIDLKESLRVLAILRETPRHYVEAKELPRLSNEVKDGHWHSISKDAPRFSYDGRTTCEVSFDSHDTLKCPQKLKELPRLSLDSREGSWRSNGSDSKLSNLSRNSNTGDASTSVDNISSLQQRSASQRRPPGIVAKLMGLEALPESYVASDTKSSLSETDSSKGNNQFGKNGFVTPLPVSNFPEFPLKEKEMTSPRWKNPDLVVKPILSTRFPIEPAPWKQPDGNLSSEKLTSRVIKPTARTPDSFPSVYSEIENRLKDLEFKQSGRDLRALKRILETMQVKGLLESRKEEQASNVVRNKRDYELKSTSIQHSTRQETAWESDSAVAIESPIVIMKPAKNVEKSGPFASSVFPIHELSDSDKLQSDGVHVRGKKGTPSSQIAKDRSPRTSPKDASTSFSEKKANSIKTIKSTQSLPRSTQFPKENGPSSVKSSGSASPRMQQKKSASEKQSCLLTSSSDSNNPRRQFCKQTTHSGSPSQKLRPKVPNSQSSDDRLSETSNEQRSLSSQWDEVSLQSDSMSFDSKMDIEVTSNLQSAEVVDSQCPSRKAVEHLVSGSMHKKSTPRWDEDESIAELTTHASDHPSLGSVVDVSVYKFGMPSPVKNISYSRKVENAQESKENYHTDQWSPAEGLFINNTRYREINHKKLQSIGRLIQKLRQLNSSHDETRIDYIASLCENTNSDHRYIAEILLASGLLLRALSSELLTFQHHSSGHPINPELFLVLEQTKLSSLLSKEGGSDGKIAYRKPNTEKWHRKLIFDTVNEILRTKLGSSREPWFKPDGLTRKFVTAQKLLKELCFEIQKLKYVKPDSKDEGDDLKSMLGEDVMRHSENWTGFPGELPGVVLDVERQIFKDLIDEFVIDESLGVTYNRHSKLFGK, from the exons GATATGAGGGGTATGAGTGATAAGCACAAAATTTCAGCTGAATCATCGAGAACCTCATTCTGTTCCTCTTGTTCATCATCCATGTCCTCTTTGGACTATAAAGCTGAAGCAGATGCTCCCTTTGACCGGATTGGTTTTCCTGAAACTCCTATGAGGGACCCAGTCATGAACCAAGCAAGTACCTCTCCCCATTTAGGATGTCCATCCCTTGATCTGAGGGATGTGGTGAAGGAATGTATATATAGGGAAGCCAGAGGACTGTGCAGAGAAAGGGATTCCCCTAGACAATTTCAGATGTCTAAATCTGTTGATAGAAAGCAAACTCCTATTGATCTAAAGGAGTCCTTGCGAGTCCTTGCTATACTTAGAGAAACACCTCGGCATTATGTTGAAGCTAAAGAACTTCCTAGACTATCAAATGAAGTAAAAGATGGACATTGGCATTCCATTTCAAAGGATGCTCCTCGGTTTTCTTATGATGGAAGAACAACATGTGAGGTATCTTTTGACTCGCATGATACCTTGAAATGCCCACAAAAGCTAAAAGAGCTTCCTAGACTTTCACTGGACAGTAGGGAAGGTTCATGGCGCTCAAACGGCTCTGATTCAAAACTCAGTAACCTCTCAAGAAATTCCAATACAGGTGACGCCTCCACCTCAGTTGACAACATTTCTAGTCTACAACAGCGTTCAGCATCTCAGAGACGGCCACCTGGTATTGTAGCAAAGTTAATGGGCTTGGAAGCATTGCCAGAGTCCTATGTGGCTAGTGATACCAAGTCAAGTTTGAGTGAAACTGACTCAAGTAAAGGTAATAATCAGTTTGGGAAAAATGGATTCGTTACACCACTTCCAGTTTCTAATTTCCCTGAATTCCcattgaaagagaaagagatgaCTTCCCCACGGTGGAAGAATCCCGATTTGGTTGTCAAACCAATATTGAGTACAAGGTTTCCCATTGAACCTGCACCATGGAAGCAGCCGGATGGGAACCTAAGCTCTGAGAAACTAACTTCCAGGGTCATAAAACCTACAGCAAGAACCCCGGATTCATTTCCTTCAGTTTATAGTGAGATTGAGAATAGATTAAAGGATCTTGAATTTAAACAATCTGGAAGGGATCTCAGAGCACTCAAACGGATATTAGAAACAATGCAAGTAAAGGGTCTATTAGAGAGCAGAAAAGAAGAACAAGCTTCAAATGTTGTTAGAAATAAAAGAGACTATGAACTAAAATCGACCTCAATTCAGCATTCTACGAGGCAGGAAACAGCCTGGGAATCTGATTCTGCAGTGGCTATAGAGTCACCAATAGTGATCATGAAACCAgcaaaaaatgttgaaaaaagtGGACCTTTTGCTTCTTCAGTCTTTCCAATTCATGAACTTTCTGATTCCGACAAACTTCAGAGTGATGGTGTACATGTACGTGGTAAAAAAGGCACACCTTCCAGTCAAATAGCCAAAGACCGGTCTCCTAGAACAAGTCCCAAGGATGCTTCTACCAGTTTTAGCGAAAAGAAAGCGAATAGTATCAAGACTATAAAATCAACACAATCCCTACCAAGGTCTACACAATTTCCAAAAGAAAATGGTCCAAGCTCAGTAAAGAGTTCAGGATCTGCTAGCCCAAGAATGCAGCAGAAGAAGTCAGCATCGGAGAAGCAATCTTGCCTTCTTACCTCATCATCAGATTCAAATAATCCCAGAAGGCAGTTCTGTAAGCAGACAACACACTCAGGTTCTCCCAGTCAAAAACTGAGACCTAAAGTCCCTAATTCACAGAGCAGTGATGACAGACTCAGTGAGACTAGCAATGAACAAAGAAGTTTAAGTAGCCAGTGGGATGAAGTATCTCTGCAATCAGACAGTATGTCTTTCGACTCAAAGATGGATATTGAAGTTACCAGCAATTTACAATCTGCTGAAGTTGTTGATAGCCAATGCCCATCTAGGAAGGCTGTTGAGCATTTGGTTTCAGGATCCATGCATAAG AAATCAACTCCGAGGTGGGATGAGGATGAGTCAATTGCAGAACTTACAACACACGCCTCAGATCATCCAAGTCTCGGATCAGTTGTTGATGTCTCAGTATACAAATTCGGTATGCCATCCCCAGTAAAGAATATATCCTATTCTCGTAAAG TTGAAAACGCTCAAGAATCTAAAGAAAATTATCATACAGATCAGTGGAGCCCAGCAGAAGGCCTCTTCATTAACAATACAAGATATAGAGAGATCAACCACAAGAAATTGCAAAGCATAGGTCGCCTTATTCAAAAGCTTAGACAGCTAAACTCAAGTCACGATGAGACTAGAATCGATTACATAGCTTCCCTTTGTGAAAATACAAACTCAGACCACAGATACATTGCTGAGATACTATTGGCTTCAGGTCTACTTCTGAGAGCTTTGAGTTCTGAGCTGCTGACATTTCAACATCACTCATCAGGTCATCCCATTAATCCTGAGTTATTCCTTGTGTTGGAACAAACCAAGTTAAGTAGTTTGCTTTCGAAAGAAGGGGGCAGCGATGGAAAAATTGCTTACAGGAAGCCAAATACGGAGAAGTGGCACAGGAAACTCATCTTTGATACTGTGAATGAGATTCTTCGTACAAAGCTAGGCTCTTCTCGTGAGCCATGGTTCAAGCCGGATGGACTTACAAGGAAATTCGTCACTGCACAGAAGCTTCTTAAAGAACTATGCTTTGAGATACAAAAACTTAAATATGTAAAACCAGATAGCAAAGATGAAGGGGATGATCTGAAAAGTATGCTAGGGGAAGATGTGATGCGTCACTCGGAAAATTGGACAGGTTTCCCTGGTGAATTACCCGGGGTTGTGTTGGATGTTGAGAGACAGATATTTAAGGACTTAATTGATGAATTTGTGATTGATGAAAGTTTGGGAGTGACGTACAATAGGCACAGCAAGCTATTTGGAAAGTAG
- the LOC108332881 gene encoding protein LONGIFOLIA 1 isoform X2 — MAAKFLHSLADDNPDLKKQIGCMTGIFQLFDRHHIISSPHITQKRHHTGYSLFNYDSLETGSNIIHQPQSTADMRGMSDKHKISAESSRTSFCSSCSSSMSSLDYKAEADAPFDRIGFPETPMRDPVMNQASTSPHLGCPSLDLRDVVKECIYREARGLCRERDSPRQFQMSKSVDRKQTPIDLKESLRVLAILRETPRHYVEAKELPRLSNEVKDGHWHSISKDAPRFSYDGRTTCEVSFDSHDTLKCPQKLKELPRLSLDSREGSWRSNGSDSKLSNLSRNSNTGDASTSVDNISSLQQRSASQRRPPGIVAKLMGLEALPESYVASDTKSSLSETDSSKGNNQFGKNGFVTPLPVSNFPEFPLKEKEMTSPRWKNPDLVVKPILSTRFPIEPAPWKQPDGNLSSEKLTSRVIKPTARTPDSFPSVYSEIENRLKDLEFKQSGRDLRALKRILETMQVKGLLESRKEEQASNVVRNKRDYELKSTSIQHSTRQETAWESDSAVAIESPIVIMKPAKNVEKSGPFASSVFPIHELSDSDKLQSDGVHVRGKKGTPSSQIAKDRSPRTSPKDASTSFSEKKANSIKTIKSTQSLPRSTQFPKENGPSSVKSSGSASPRMQQKKSASEKQSCLLTSSSDSNNPRRQFCKQTTHSGSPSQKLRPKVPNSQSSDDRLSETSNEQRSLSSQWDEVSLQSDSMSFDSKMDIEVTSNLQSAEVVDSQCPSRKAVEHLVSGSMHKKSTPRWDEDESIAELTTHASDHPSLGSVVDVSVYKFGMPSPVKNISYSRKDQWSPAEGLFINNTRYREINHKKLQSIGRLIQKLRQLNSSHDETRIDYIASLCENTNSDHRYIAEILLASGLLLRALSSELLTFQHHSSGHPINPELFLVLEQTKLSSLLSKEGGSDGKIAYRKPNTEKWHRKLIFDTVNEILRTKLGSSREPWFKPDGLTRKFVTAQKLLKELCFEIQKLKYVKPDSKDEGDDLKSMLGEDVMRHSENWTGFPGELPGVVLDVERQIFKDLIDEFVIDESLGVTYNRHSKLFGK, encoded by the exons GATATGAGGGGTATGAGTGATAAGCACAAAATTTCAGCTGAATCATCGAGAACCTCATTCTGTTCCTCTTGTTCATCATCCATGTCCTCTTTGGACTATAAAGCTGAAGCAGATGCTCCCTTTGACCGGATTGGTTTTCCTGAAACTCCTATGAGGGACCCAGTCATGAACCAAGCAAGTACCTCTCCCCATTTAGGATGTCCATCCCTTGATCTGAGGGATGTGGTGAAGGAATGTATATATAGGGAAGCCAGAGGACTGTGCAGAGAAAGGGATTCCCCTAGACAATTTCAGATGTCTAAATCTGTTGATAGAAAGCAAACTCCTATTGATCTAAAGGAGTCCTTGCGAGTCCTTGCTATACTTAGAGAAACACCTCGGCATTATGTTGAAGCTAAAGAACTTCCTAGACTATCAAATGAAGTAAAAGATGGACATTGGCATTCCATTTCAAAGGATGCTCCTCGGTTTTCTTATGATGGAAGAACAACATGTGAGGTATCTTTTGACTCGCATGATACCTTGAAATGCCCACAAAAGCTAAAAGAGCTTCCTAGACTTTCACTGGACAGTAGGGAAGGTTCATGGCGCTCAAACGGCTCTGATTCAAAACTCAGTAACCTCTCAAGAAATTCCAATACAGGTGACGCCTCCACCTCAGTTGACAACATTTCTAGTCTACAACAGCGTTCAGCATCTCAGAGACGGCCACCTGGTATTGTAGCAAAGTTAATGGGCTTGGAAGCATTGCCAGAGTCCTATGTGGCTAGTGATACCAAGTCAAGTTTGAGTGAAACTGACTCAAGTAAAGGTAATAATCAGTTTGGGAAAAATGGATTCGTTACACCACTTCCAGTTTCTAATTTCCCTGAATTCCcattgaaagagaaagagatgaCTTCCCCACGGTGGAAGAATCCCGATTTGGTTGTCAAACCAATATTGAGTACAAGGTTTCCCATTGAACCTGCACCATGGAAGCAGCCGGATGGGAACCTAAGCTCTGAGAAACTAACTTCCAGGGTCATAAAACCTACAGCAAGAACCCCGGATTCATTTCCTTCAGTTTATAGTGAGATTGAGAATAGATTAAAGGATCTTGAATTTAAACAATCTGGAAGGGATCTCAGAGCACTCAAACGGATATTAGAAACAATGCAAGTAAAGGGTCTATTAGAGAGCAGAAAAGAAGAACAAGCTTCAAATGTTGTTAGAAATAAAAGAGACTATGAACTAAAATCGACCTCAATTCAGCATTCTACGAGGCAGGAAACAGCCTGGGAATCTGATTCTGCAGTGGCTATAGAGTCACCAATAGTGATCATGAAACCAgcaaaaaatgttgaaaaaagtGGACCTTTTGCTTCTTCAGTCTTTCCAATTCATGAACTTTCTGATTCCGACAAACTTCAGAGTGATGGTGTACATGTACGTGGTAAAAAAGGCACACCTTCCAGTCAAATAGCCAAAGACCGGTCTCCTAGAACAAGTCCCAAGGATGCTTCTACCAGTTTTAGCGAAAAGAAAGCGAATAGTATCAAGACTATAAAATCAACACAATCCCTACCAAGGTCTACACAATTTCCAAAAGAAAATGGTCCAAGCTCAGTAAAGAGTTCAGGATCTGCTAGCCCAAGAATGCAGCAGAAGAAGTCAGCATCGGAGAAGCAATCTTGCCTTCTTACCTCATCATCAGATTCAAATAATCCCAGAAGGCAGTTCTGTAAGCAGACAACACACTCAGGTTCTCCCAGTCAAAAACTGAGACCTAAAGTCCCTAATTCACAGAGCAGTGATGACAGACTCAGTGAGACTAGCAATGAACAAAGAAGTTTAAGTAGCCAGTGGGATGAAGTATCTCTGCAATCAGACAGTATGTCTTTCGACTCAAAGATGGATATTGAAGTTACCAGCAATTTACAATCTGCTGAAGTTGTTGATAGCCAATGCCCATCTAGGAAGGCTGTTGAGCATTTGGTTTCAGGATCCATGCATAAG AAATCAACTCCGAGGTGGGATGAGGATGAGTCAATTGCAGAACTTACAACACACGCCTCAGATCATCCAAGTCTCGGATCAGTTGTTGATGTCTCAGTATACAAATTCGGTATGCCATCCCCAGTAAAGAATATATCCTATTCTCGTAAAG ATCAGTGGAGCCCAGCAGAAGGCCTCTTCATTAACAATACAAGATATAGAGAGATCAACCACAAGAAATTGCAAAGCATAGGTCGCCTTATTCAAAAGCTTAGACAGCTAAACTCAAGTCACGATGAGACTAGAATCGATTACATAGCTTCCCTTTGTGAAAATACAAACTCAGACCACAGATACATTGCTGAGATACTATTGGCTTCAGGTCTACTTCTGAGAGCTTTGAGTTCTGAGCTGCTGACATTTCAACATCACTCATCAGGTCATCCCATTAATCCTGAGTTATTCCTTGTGTTGGAACAAACCAAGTTAAGTAGTTTGCTTTCGAAAGAAGGGGGCAGCGATGGAAAAATTGCTTACAGGAAGCCAAATACGGAGAAGTGGCACAGGAAACTCATCTTTGATACTGTGAATGAGATTCTTCGTACAAAGCTAGGCTCTTCTCGTGAGCCATGGTTCAAGCCGGATGGACTTACAAGGAAATTCGTCACTGCACAGAAGCTTCTTAAAGAACTATGCTTTGAGATACAAAAACTTAAATATGTAAAACCAGATAGCAAAGATGAAGGGGATGATCTGAAAAGTATGCTAGGGGAAGATGTGATGCGTCACTCGGAAAATTGGACAGGTTTCCCTGGTGAATTACCCGGGGTTGTGTTGGATGTTGAGAGACAGATATTTAAGGACTTAATTGATGAATTTGTGATTGATGAAAGTTTGGGAGTGACGTACAATAGGCACAGCAAGCTATTTGGAAAGTAG
- the LOC108321559 gene encoding uncharacterized protein LOC108321559: protein MAKSASNSLVQTLKRYIKKPWEITGPCADPEYRSAVPLATEYRLQCPATTKEKPCIPNSLPETVYDIKYFSRDQRRNRPPIRRTVLKKADVEKLAKEQTFAVSDFPPVYLNSAVEEDINTIGGGYQG from the coding sequence ATGGCGAAATCGGCGTCGAATTCACTGGTGCAGACTCTGAAGCGCTACATAAAGAAGCCATGGGAGATCACGGGTCCCTGCGCCGACCCTGAGTACAGATCCGCTGTGCCCTTGGCCACCGAATACCGCCTGCAGTGCCCAGCAACCACCAAGGAGAAACCCTGCATCCCCAACTCCCTCCCCGAGACCGTCTACGATATCAAATACTTCTCGCGCGACCAGCGCCGCAACCGCCCTCCCATCCGCCGCACCGTTTTGAAGAAGGCTGATGTCGAGAAGCTCGCCAAGGAGCAGACCTTCGCTGTCTCTGACTTTCCCCCCGTTTATCTCAACTCCGCCGTCGAGGAGGACATCAATACTATCGGCGGCGGATACCAGGGATGA